A stretch of the Inquilinus sp. Marseille-Q2685 genome encodes the following:
- a CDS encoding class II aldolase/adducin family protein, with the protein MTLDPSTDPDLRALRTLSAKLGRDPDRVQAAGGNTSLKRDGTMWIKASGTWLARAEDEEILVPVRLDPLLRAMRDGDPAAETARDFVVAEHNPRGLRPSIETTVHAVFPFTVVLHVHCVSTIALAIRADAEARLAERLDGLPGVDWAFVPYCKPGLTLSQAIAARLRPATNVVVLGNHGLVVAANGLDEAGALLDRVCAALALPRRPSPAAQPDALAELARGTPYRLPQDPVAHDAATDPGSLALATAGAFYPDHVIFLGAALATARTPAELAALGDGPRAPAIVGVPGRGVVLHEGVLRGADEMARCLADVAGRVPAGVPVRAFTQAQVDELTQWDAEQYRQSLSQREGRA; encoded by the coding sequence ATGACCCTCGACCCGTCGACCGATCCCGATCTCCGCGCCCTGCGGACACTCTCCGCCAAGCTCGGCCGCGACCCCGACCGCGTGCAGGCCGCCGGCGGCAACACCTCGCTGAAGCGCGACGGCACGATGTGGATCAAGGCGTCCGGCACCTGGCTGGCCCGGGCGGAGGATGAGGAGATCCTGGTGCCGGTGCGGCTGGACCCGCTGCTGCGGGCGATGCGCGACGGCGATCCCGCCGCCGAGACCGCCCGCGATTTCGTGGTGGCGGAGCACAACCCGCGCGGGCTGCGGCCGTCGATCGAGACCACGGTGCATGCGGTCTTTCCGTTCACGGTCGTGCTGCATGTCCACTGCGTCTCGACCATCGCGCTGGCCATCCGCGCCGATGCCGAGGCGCGGCTGGCCGAGCGGCTGGACGGGCTGCCCGGCGTCGACTGGGCCTTCGTGCCCTATTGCAAGCCGGGCCTGACCCTGTCGCAGGCGATCGCGGCGCGGCTTCGCCCCGCGACCAATGTCGTGGTGCTGGGCAATCACGGGCTGGTCGTGGCCGCGAACGGCCTCGATGAGGCGGGTGCCCTGCTGGACCGGGTCTGCGCCGCCCTTGCTTTGCCCCGCCGCCCCTCCCCCGCCGCGCAGCCGGACGCCCTGGCGGAGCTCGCCCGCGGCACGCCCTACCGGCTGCCGCAGGATCCGGTGGCGCATGACGCCGCGACCGATCCCGGCAGCCTGGCCCTGGCCACGGCCGGCGCCTTCTACCCCGATCATGTGATCTTCCTCGGCGCCGCGCTCGCCACGGCCCGCACGCCGGCCGAGCTGGCGGCGCTGGGCGACGGGCCGCGGGCCCCGGCGATCGTCGGCGTGCCGGGACGCGGCGTGGTGCTGCACGAGGGCGTGCTGCGCGGCGCGGACGAGATGGCGCGCTGCCTGGCCGACGTCGCCGGGCGGGTGCCGGCCGGCGTCCCGGTCCGGGCCTTCACCCAGGCCCAGGTGGACGAGCTGACGCAGTGGGATGCGGAGCAGTACCGGCAATCGCTGAGCCAGCGGGAGGGGCGAGCATGA